A genomic segment from Glycine max cultivar Williams 82 chromosome 1, Glycine_max_v4.0, whole genome shotgun sequence encodes:
- the LOC121174670 gene encoding NADPH-dependent aldo-keto reductase, chloroplastic translates to MGDLESILACAFWVIRKEPSPTLAPPNSHPNSWSSPLESQGVKINYDAAIKHGTCGSPPNSVFIVFSTLLKTVLFLCVEKICLYLVPEQRSSAFLTTSRCTDHAPEALDRALKELQLDYLDLYLIHFPVRMKKGSVGLKPEKVIQHDIPSTWRAMEALFYSGKVRAIGVSNFSSKKLQDLLDMARVPPAVIQVECHPQWQQPKMHAFCESKGIHLTGYSPLGSGDASGDILKYPVLKEVAEKLGKTPAQVALRWGLHVGHSVLPMSSNEVRIKENLDVFDRPIPEDLMAKFSEIKQEKIIGGDIFEYGTCGVYKTIEI, encoded by the exons ATGGGGGATTTGGAATCTATCTTGGCTTGTGCTTTTTGGGTCATAAGGAAGGAGCCTAGTCCAACGTTGGCACCGCCTAATTCCCACCCTAATAGCTGGTCTTCACCATTGGAATCCCAAGGAGTCAAGATCAACTATGATGCGGCCATCAAGCATGGA ACTTGTGGATCACCACCAAACTCTGTTTTTATTGTCTTCTCAACTCTTCTGAAAACTGTGTTGTTTCTTTGTgttgaaaaaatatgtttgtatTTGGTTCCTGAACAGAGATCCTCTGCTTTCTTGACTACATCCAGGTGCACAGATCATGCTCCAGAAGCATTAGATAGAGCTTTGAAAGAATTGCAACTTGACTACCTAGATCTCTATCTT ATACATTTTCCAGTCCGCATGAAAAAGGGATCAGTTGGATTAAAGCCTGAAAAAGTTATACAACATGACATACCAAGTACATGGAGAGCAATGGAGGCACTCTTCTACTCTGGCAAGGTTAGAGCCATAGGAGTGAGCAATTTCTCTTCAAAGAAGCTTCAAGATCTGTTGGATATGGCAAGAGTTCCTCCAGCTGTTATACAAGTGGAATGCCACCCACAATGGCAGCAGCCAAAGATGCATGCATTTTGCGAGTCTAAAGGGATTCACCTAACT GGATACTCTCCTCTGGGATCAGGAGATGCTAGTGGTGACATCCTTAAATATCCAGTTCTCAAGGAAGTTGCAGAGAAATTAGGGAAGACACCAGCACAAGTTGCCCTTAGATGGGGCCTGCACGTAGGTCATAGTGTTCTGCCTATGAGTAGTAATGAGGTTAGGATCAAGGAAAATCTGGATGTGTTTGACCGGCCCATTCCTGAAGATTTGATGGCCAAATTCTCTGAAATTAAGCAG GAAAAGATAATTGGGGGTGATATTTTTGAATATGGGACCTGTGGTGTCTATAAGACAATTGAAATCTGA